The genomic window TCTTGCCCAAGTAGTTTGTCTCGGAACTTCTTTCCAAGTGTGGAATGTTCTCAAATCAGCATCTGCTGCCTCCTCAAAAGTGGAATCAGTATCGAAACAAAAGCCCTTGGCGGAGGATGAGCTAATAAATCATGACGTTGTGCATCATCTAATATATAATTTGTTAATAATGTCATGTCTAATAATCGAGTTTTCATTGGATTTACTTCATCTCAATATGTGTATTATGAAGCATCGAGCAACAAAGGCACAGAAATTATGCGAGGGATTATATGAAAACTGTTTAAAAGGAAAAACGCATGCTTTATCATTTCTTAACTCCTTGCATAAATTCTGACGTTGCTACAGGCTTCAAAGATTAGAACAAAAGACAATAACATGTTTGAATGAAAACTCAAAATTGTCAATCCGGTAAAGGTGCAGAATTAGTTATTGTTCTTAATCAATTCTTGAACATCAATAGAATTTATCACGGAATATTCTGCTCTCATACACAAGACCAGGATAGTTTCGCTAAGCAAACACACCATTAGAAGGTTTAAGGGGGCTAGGTGTTACGGGTCATTCAAATTTGCCCAAATAGTATTAGACTTTCCTCTTCTCTGGCTGTTTATCGCATAAATAAACCTTATTAATCTCTGGCAACTCAGCCTTTTCAAAAGTCATTTATAATTGGCACTTGTTTTCAAAATCGTGGAGGTTCTTGGCCGTGCCTGTTCTCCAGAATGTTTCCCCGACACATTATGAAACAAAAAGGATATTTTTATTTGTGTATGGCAATTAAGAAGAGATCCTAGTCTCCTGCAATGTCATATTTTATCGTTGATTTCTCAGCTTGGATCTGCATTTTCTACCAAGGAGGCAAGGACATGGGAATCCTCAACCTTCGCCTTGCCGTAGAAGCTCGTCAAATTGCAGAAGGTCTCGATATACTCATTTTAAGACAGGATactcattttatatataaacaggCACAAGAAGCATCTATACTAACGAATAGAACACAAGTTCCTCTCACGGCTGCATTTTCTGttccgatcaagaaatttccCCGGCTATATATTTACCGCCGGTAACATCACCAACGTTGCCATCTAGCCTTAGATATGTAGACATTCAACACTTCTAAATGTATCAAAACTTAACGAGAATAAGGTTGAAGCGATCCTGATCAACAGCAAGAAAAAGAATTCTGGCCCGGTTTAATGCCTTATATGAAAAGAAACTAAATGGCATCCACAGTTTACCAGTACTTTGAAGCATACATCGAAATCAACTTCACATGAACAAAGAGCCGATGACGTTCACACCCATAATTATTTACCACAAACGCATCAAACACCTAAAATAGATCTCTAATTATTTATATCTACTAGAAAGGCGAAACGACTGGGCAACGACAACCGGAGAAAGAGCCGGAGAAGTTCACACGGTTTTGAATCGGTTCCGATCCGGGTCCGATTCCTCAACCCTGGGTCACCTCTTGGGCCTTGTGCTGCACGTAGTGCCCGTACTCCCGGGCCCGCTCCTTCACGTCCCTCGCCGTGTCCATGATCCTCGACCTCGCGTAGTCCACCTTGTCCGCTCCCGGCGGGTGTTTCCCGGTGACGTAGTTGTAGATCCACGCGATCGCCGACAGCGCGGCGACGCCGAAGCCGCCGGCGGACAGAAGCCCGGCGGCGATGAGGAAGGCGGCGATGGCCGCGGGGACCAAGACGGGGCTGAAAATGACGAGCAGAGGCGTGGCGGCAGCCAGGGCGACGACTGTGCCTGTGAGGGTGAGCCCCGAGAGGACGAGGAGGGCGACGCCGGCCGTCCCGGCGAAGAGGAATCTCACAGCCTGGTCTGTGCTCGGCGCGGTCTCCTGCACCCTCTGCGCCACGGACTTCGCCTGATCTGCCATACTTCCGACGAGAAGTGATCTAAAGCGGACGATTCGATTTTTTTCCGGCGACAGTTATCCCAGCAAGGCGTCGCGGTTTAGGGAGGAGAAGGCGCTCCGAGGCTCTCTTATGGACGGCGGAGGCACCGGGAAGAAGGTAGACGTGGCGGTTTCAGGGGCTACACGCGTTGGTTGAAGGTCAGCCGAAGGGCGACGCTTGGAGGGGATTGGCTCGCACGTGCCTCGCTTGCATGCCGTCGAGACGATGGCGCCTCTGCCGCGTGTGGAGTTTACAGTTTGAGTGCTGTAGAAAAACTGGGTCGGGTTTCGTCACATTCGATCCAAATTCAATAAGGTTCCGATCCGCATCCGACCGACTTCCAGTTCGGATCGTCAGTCTGGTACCGCAGGAGATCTCGGATCTGATCTGATCTGATTGGAAGCGTTCAacaagaattttgagaaacaactgaaaattttgttttctaaattAACTATGATCGCACCAAGTTGGTGTACAGCTGAAATTTTATGTAAAAGCGATACAATATTTGCTCATTAAGATAGATATGGCCCTTTGAACAGTTTCTCGTCTCCATTCCAATGTTGGAAAAGGAAACACTTTAACACGGCATCTAAAGTCAGGAGCCAAAGTGACTGATTACAGACTACTGCTCATAAAAACTACCAGCTGCCAAATTTGGAACTCAGACGGAAGCAAGAAACGCCGGGAGCTCCACGGCGCCGGAAGTGGTGGTGGAGATTGAGGTGGTGAGGTTGGCCAGTTGCTTCACGTTGAAGGGATAGACCTGGTTGGGCAGCTCGGACTCGTACGCCTGCGTGGCCATCATCAAGTAGACTGGTTCCGTCGGGTGGACGGAATCGAAGTACACGTATTCCGTCCGGTTGGCGCAGGGCGTCGACCC from Nymphaea colorata isolate Beijing-Zhang1983 chromosome 6, ASM883128v2, whole genome shotgun sequence includes these protein-coding regions:
- the LOC116255441 gene encoding oleosin; translated protein: MADQAKSVAQRVQETAPSTDQAVRFLFAGTAGVALLVLSGLTLTGTVVALAAATPLLVIFSPVLVPAAIAAFLIAAGLLSAGGFGVAALSAIAWIYNYVTGKHPPGADKVDYARSRIMDTARDVKERAREYGHYVQHKAQEVTQG